Proteins encoded together in one Rhizobacter sp. J219 window:
- a CDS encoding sugar phosphate isomerase/epimerase, whose product MTYRWQRLAPLAKRMGYDGLELACGGDHFNVQQALSDPNYVKRKREHLADEGLQCFAIANHLVGQAVCDLIDERHEAILPDHVWGDGDPEGVRRRAATEMQDTARAAAAFGVKTVTGFTGSSIWHAVYAFPPTSQAYIDKGFADFGTRWTPILETFDKHDVNFGLEVHPTEIAFDIASSERALAAVKQHRRFGFNFDPSHLAYQGVDYVQFIRRFPGRIFNAHMKDVWWGKGDGSVGVFGGHTAFGDARRFWDFRSVGRGMIDFESLIVALNDIGYAGPLSVEWEDSRMDRVHGATESAAFCRRLDFPPAKGAFDAAFDKTRQART is encoded by the coding sequence GTGACCTACCGCTGGCAGAGACTCGCACCGCTGGCCAAGCGCATGGGCTACGACGGCCTGGAGCTTGCCTGCGGCGGCGACCACTTCAACGTGCAGCAGGCCTTGTCTGACCCGAACTATGTGAAGCGCAAGCGCGAGCACCTGGCCGACGAGGGCCTGCAGTGTTTCGCCATCGCCAACCACCTCGTCGGCCAGGCGGTGTGCGACCTGATCGACGAACGCCACGAAGCGATCCTTCCCGACCATGTGTGGGGCGACGGCGATCCCGAAGGCGTGCGCCGCCGCGCGGCGACCGAGATGCAAGACACCGCACGCGCCGCCGCCGCCTTCGGCGTGAAGACGGTGACCGGCTTCACCGGCTCGTCGATCTGGCATGCGGTGTATGCCTTCCCGCCCACCTCGCAGGCTTACATCGACAAGGGCTTCGCCGACTTCGGCACCCGCTGGACACCCATCCTCGAAACCTTCGACAAGCACGACGTGAACTTCGGCCTCGAAGTGCACCCGACCGAGATCGCCTTCGACATCGCCAGCAGCGAGCGGGCGCTCGCCGCCGTGAAGCAGCACCGCCGCTTCGGTTTCAACTTCGACCCCAGCCACCTCGCCTACCAGGGCGTGGACTACGTGCAGTTCATCCGCCGCTTCCCCGGGCGCATCTTCAACGCCCACATGAAAGACGTGTGGTGGGGCAAGGGCGACGGCAGCGTGGGCGTGTTCGGCGGCCACACCGCCTTCGGCGACGCACGCCGCTTCTGGGATTTCAGGAGCGTGGGCCGCGGCATGATCGATTTCGAATCGCTCATCGTCGCGCTCAACGACATCGGCTACGCCGGCCCCTTGAGCGTGGAGTGGGAAGACAGCCGCATGGACCGCGTGCACGGCGCCACCGAGAGCGCCGCCTTCTGCCGCCGACTCGACTTCCCACCCGCCAAAGGCGCGTTCGACGCCGCCTTCGACAAGACCCGCCAGGCCCGCACATGA
- a CDS encoding substrate-binding domain-containing protein, which yields MTFAVRLLAIAALAAGTLGFTATASAQNKVNLGVAIPAATHGFTGGIVWWAGEAKKELEKKYPDLKVTIKTAANAGEQANQLQDLVTANKINALVVFPFESAALTKPVAQVKAKGVYVTVVDRGLTDTSAQDAYVAGDNTAFGKIPAEYLAKALGGKGNIVALRGIATTLDNERMDAFNSVMKNHPDIKLLDAKYGNWNRDDAFKVMQDFLTRFKQIDAVWAADDDMAVGVLKAIDQAKRTDIRIVFGGAGAKGMVKTLIDGKDPRIQANVSYSPKFIYDAIKLTAEARLKNEKLPATTIIPSVLITKENAKQFYFPDSPF from the coding sequence ATGACATTCGCTGTACGACTGCTTGCCATCGCCGCGCTCGCGGCCGGCACCCTCGGCTTCACGGCCACCGCTTCGGCGCAGAACAAGGTCAACCTCGGCGTGGCGATTCCCGCCGCGACCCACGGCTTCACCGGCGGCATCGTCTGGTGGGCCGGGGAGGCGAAGAAGGAGCTGGAGAAGAAGTACCCCGACCTCAAGGTCACCATCAAGACCGCCGCCAACGCGGGTGAGCAGGCCAACCAGCTGCAGGACCTGGTGACGGCCAACAAGATCAACGCGCTGGTCGTGTTCCCGTTCGAGTCGGCCGCGCTCACCAAACCGGTGGCGCAGGTCAAGGCCAAGGGCGTGTACGTGACGGTGGTCGACCGCGGCCTCACCGACACGAGCGCCCAAGACGCTTATGTCGCCGGCGACAACACCGCCTTCGGCAAGATCCCCGCCGAGTACCTGGCGAAAGCGCTGGGGGGCAAGGGCAACATCGTCGCGCTGCGCGGCATCGCCACCACGCTCGACAACGAGCGCATGGACGCCTTCAACAGCGTGATGAAGAACCACCCCGACATCAAGCTGCTCGACGCCAAGTACGGCAACTGGAACCGCGACGACGCGTTCAAGGTCATGCAGGACTTCCTCACCCGCTTCAAGCAGATCGACGCGGTGTGGGCAGCCGACGACGACATGGCCGTCGGCGTGTTGAAGGCGATCGACCAGGCCAAGCGCACCGACATCCGAATCGTCTTCGGTGGCGCCGGTGCCAAGGGCATGGTCAAGACGCTGATCGACGGCAAGGACCCGCGCATCCAGGCCAACGTGTCGTACTCGCCGAAGTTCATCTACGACGCGATCAAGCTCACCGCGGAAGCGCGCCTGAAGAACGAGAAGCTGCCGGCGACCACCATCATCCCCTCGGTGCTGATCACCAAGGAAAACGCCAAGCAGTTCTATTTCCCGGACTCACCGTTCTAA
- a CDS encoding MBL fold metallo-hydrolase — MSFRYQTVPVTPFQQNCSIVWCTETMEGAVVDPGGELPRLIATAKKLGVTLTQILLTHAHIDHAGGTGTLARELGLPIVGPHEADQFWIDGLPQQSMMFGFPPAETFTPTRWLHDGDTVRVGNCTLQVRHCPGHTPGHVVFFEPTSQRAFVGDVLFAGSIGRTDFPQGDFDTLVDSIRSRLWPMGDEVVFIPGHGPESSFGEERRGNPFVRSP, encoded by the coding sequence ATGAGCTTTCGCTACCAGACCGTCCCCGTCACTCCCTTCCAGCAGAACTGCTCCATCGTCTGGTGCACCGAGACGATGGAAGGCGCCGTGGTCGACCCCGGCGGCGAGCTGCCGCGCCTCATCGCCACCGCGAAGAAGCTCGGCGTGACGCTCACGCAGATCCTGCTCACCCACGCCCACATCGACCACGCCGGCGGCACCGGCACGCTCGCGCGCGAACTCGGGCTGCCCATCGTCGGCCCGCACGAAGCCGACCAGTTCTGGATCGACGGACTGCCGCAGCAGAGCATGATGTTCGGCTTCCCGCCCGCCGAGACCTTCACGCCCACCCGCTGGCTGCACGACGGCGACACCGTGCGAGTGGGCAACTGCACGCTGCAGGTGCGCCACTGCCCGGGGCACACGCCGGGTCACGTGGTGTTCTTCGAGCCCACCTCGCAACGCGCCTTCGTCGGCGACGTGCTCTTCGCCGGCAGCATCGGCCGCACCGACTTCCCGCAAGGAGATTTCGACACCCTGGTCGACTCGATCCGCTCGCGGCTGTGGCCGATGGGGGATGAGGTGGTCTTCATTCCGGGGCATGGGCCGGAGAGCAGTTTTGGGGAGGAGCGGCGGGGCAATCCGTTCGTGCGCAGTCCATGA
- a CDS encoding AAA family ATPase yields the protein MLFVDVVGSTAAIVELDPEEAMAHMRPTLDVMHRVVEEFEGTVVRVTGDGLMALFGAPLALEGHALLACRAAIAIHAELALLPTRPRVRIGIHSGDLVAAKSTLRSLGDGAFGATLHLASRMEQLAAAGTTYLTAATYEMARSHFECTLAGTFAVKGFTVPIQVYELHGLGRAQLGGHAMASPSFAGRGAEMALLTKCLDKAWAGKARVAGIVASPGIGKSRLCHEFALLCGSRGVRVLTMRALAYGHATPYQPLRELLRTMMHVAAATPPERARQKVRRMLRALAPALEEHLDAVAGFLGIGDASAASVDPEMLQSKLLGIVHTLVRVPVSRPAVLIIEDLHWLDAASERFVRQLAAAATGTHTLVILNFRPVYDDAWLRGLRGTVIALSELGERATRAVTSELLGQDPRLAAIRDRIALRSGGNPLFIDALVHSLHERGLLTGKAGSFHVADATGSFELPSSIQSVLGERIDRLDEQDKAILQVASVIGLDFHLALLPQLTGRTQEQLAQSVARLQAAGLVEPLSWRDPVFAFKHPLIQEATYLAQLKARRSSLHAEVARALEAFYGNRADEFAGLLSHHYEAAGQPIVAAQYLVRAAMWIGKTDSAQALRYWKHACELVQGAPHSQALDSLRMLVNGQVVNYGWRVGMSQSEAKRHALEAQHYARESGDTMSLTLLKAAYGRIVGAAGSADHYVALVNEALDSIAGADDAGRTAMLKAQLSQAYRFAGRLSCALQANTEALRKVAKISKSDIQLMGFAPKPWIISIRGTILVEQGRFDRARKWLDRAIAMGISEPVVKFIAHLAYVRLAWFTHDAALAAVHASQVKSIADGSGIRYIQVYVQRCAGLAMMAAGDAEGAVIELTKGLRMARQINAARENEAPLLAEIAEAHGIAGRCDLAIATARRALSLARRRKSRIAECQALTVLAASMARHADIAVRTEAAGSFALAEQLATTTGSVAFANRLAQARQAVRSEVHEERELA from the coding sequence GTGCTGTTTGTCGACGTGGTCGGCTCGACCGCCGCCATCGTCGAACTCGACCCGGAAGAAGCGATGGCGCACATGCGGCCGACGCTCGACGTCATGCACCGTGTGGTCGAAGAGTTCGAAGGCACGGTCGTCCGCGTGACGGGCGATGGGCTGATGGCGTTGTTCGGTGCGCCGCTTGCATTGGAGGGGCATGCGCTTCTGGCCTGCCGCGCCGCCATCGCCATCCACGCCGAGCTTGCCTTGTTGCCGACCCGTCCGCGCGTCCGCATCGGCATCCATTCGGGCGACCTGGTGGCGGCGAAAAGCACCCTGAGGTCCCTCGGCGACGGCGCCTTCGGGGCAACCTTGCACCTGGCCAGCCGGATGGAGCAGCTGGCCGCCGCGGGAACGACCTACCTGACCGCGGCCACCTACGAGATGGCCCGCAGCCATTTCGAGTGCACGCTCGCCGGCACGTTTGCCGTCAAAGGTTTTACGGTGCCCATCCAGGTGTACGAGCTGCACGGCCTGGGCCGCGCTCAACTCGGCGGGCACGCGATGGCCTCACCTTCGTTCGCCGGCCGGGGCGCCGAAATGGCGCTTCTCACCAAGTGCCTGGACAAAGCCTGGGCGGGCAAGGCCCGGGTGGCCGGCATCGTCGCTTCACCCGGCATCGGCAAGAGCCGCCTGTGCCACGAGTTTGCGCTGCTCTGCGGCTCGCGCGGGGTTCGCGTACTGACGATGCGCGCTTTGGCCTATGGGCATGCCACGCCGTACCAGCCCCTGCGTGAGCTTCTGCGCACCATGATGCACGTGGCAGCAGCCACCCCGCCTGAACGAGCGCGCCAAAAAGTGCGCCGGATGCTGAGGGCACTGGCCCCCGCGCTCGAGGAGCATCTGGATGCCGTGGCCGGCTTTCTCGGCATCGGCGACGCGTCCGCCGCCAGCGTCGATCCGGAGATGTTGCAGAGCAAGCTCCTCGGCATCGTCCACACCCTGGTGCGCGTCCCGGTGTCACGGCCCGCCGTCCTCATCATCGAAGACCTGCACTGGCTGGACGCGGCGAGTGAGCGCTTTGTGCGCCAGCTCGCCGCTGCGGCGACTGGAACGCACACGCTCGTCATCCTCAACTTCCGCCCGGTCTATGACGACGCCTGGCTGCGCGGCCTCCGTGGCACGGTGATCGCGTTGTCGGAACTGGGCGAGCGCGCCACCCGTGCCGTCACGTCGGAGCTGCTCGGCCAGGACCCTCGGCTCGCTGCCATCCGGGATCGGATCGCACTTCGCAGCGGCGGCAACCCACTCTTCATCGATGCGCTGGTGCACTCGCTGCACGAGCGCGGATTGCTGACCGGCAAGGCCGGCTCGTTTCACGTCGCCGATGCCACCGGCAGCTTTGAGTTGCCTTCGTCCATCCAGTCGGTGCTCGGCGAGCGCATCGACCGACTGGACGAGCAAGACAAGGCCATCCTGCAGGTCGCCTCCGTCATCGGCCTGGACTTTCACCTGGCGTTGCTGCCACAGCTGACAGGCCGGACCCAGGAGCAACTGGCACAGTCGGTTGCGCGCCTGCAGGCAGCAGGACTGGTGGAGCCGTTGTCATGGCGTGATCCGGTCTTCGCGTTCAAGCACCCGCTGATCCAGGAGGCCACTTACCTGGCACAGCTCAAGGCCCGGCGCAGCAGCCTGCACGCGGAGGTCGCCCGGGCGCTGGAGGCGTTCTACGGAAACAGGGCCGACGAATTCGCCGGCTTGCTCTCTCACCACTACGAAGCAGCCGGTCAGCCGATCGTGGCCGCGCAGTACCTGGTGCGGGCCGCCATGTGGATTGGCAAGACCGACTCGGCACAAGCCTTGCGCTACTGGAAACATGCTTGCGAGTTGGTCCAGGGTGCGCCGCATTCCCAGGCCCTCGACTCGCTGAGGATGCTGGTCAATGGCCAAGTGGTCAACTACGGCTGGCGGGTGGGCATGTCGCAATCCGAGGCCAAGCGCCACGCTCTGGAGGCGCAGCACTACGCAAGAGAGTCCGGAGACACCATGAGCCTGACGCTGCTGAAGGCGGCGTACGGTCGAATTGTCGGCGCCGCCGGGTCAGCCGACCATTACGTGGCCCTCGTGAACGAAGCACTGGACTCCATCGCAGGGGCGGACGATGCCGGCCGAACCGCCATGCTCAAGGCGCAGCTGTCGCAGGCCTATCGGTTCGCGGGCCGGCTGTCGTGCGCGTTGCAGGCGAACACGGAGGCCCTTCGCAAGGTTGCGAAGATCAGCAAGTCCGACATCCAGCTGATGGGGTTTGCGCCCAAACCCTGGATCATCAGCATTCGGGGCACCATCCTGGTCGAACAAGGTCGCTTCGACCGGGCGCGAAAGTGGCTCGACCGGGCCATCGCGATGGGCATCTCCGAGCCGGTGGTCAAGTTCATCGCTCACCTCGCATACGTGCGCCTGGCTTGGTTCACCCATGACGCGGCGCTCGCCGCTGTGCACGCATCCCAGGTGAAGTCCATCGCAGATGGCAGTGGCATCCGCTACATCCAGGTGTACGTCCAGCGCTGCGCCGGCCTGGCAATGATGGCGGCGGGCGATGCAGAAGGCGCCGTCATCGAGTTAACCAAGGGACTCAGGATGGCGCGTCAGATAAATGCAGCTCGCGAAAACGAAGCGCCGCTCCTGGCCGAGATCGCAGAGGCGCATGGCATCGCAGGGCGCTGCGATCTGGCCATCGCGACCGCCAGGCGCGCCCTCTCGCTGGCACGGCGCCGCAAGTCACGCATCGCCGAATGCCAGGCGTTGACCGTTCTGGCCGCTTCGATGGCACGCCACGCCGACATCGCCGTTCGCACGGAGGCCGCCGGTTCATTCGCCCTGGCCGAACAGCTGGCGACGACAACGGGTTCCGTCGCCTTCGCCAACCGGCTCGCCCAGGCGCGCCAGGCGGTGCGATCAGAGGTGCACGAGGAGCGTGAACTCGCGTAG
- a CDS encoding Gfo/Idh/MocA family protein: MSHTAVTPLRYAMVGGGRGAFIGAVHRQAMALDGQMRLVSAALSSQPDKALASGRDLGLPDDRTHASWQALLADELKRPAHERIHFVAIVTPNDLHHPVAKAFTEAGFHVVCDKPLVHTSAQADDLIKATERARTVFGVTYNYTGYPMVRQAREMVRAGAIGVIHKVVVEYRQGWLAPQLQSGDTGAWRADPARSGPGGTLSDVGTHAEHLLATVTGLTIESLCAEVTTFIPGRRLDDDVSVLLRFTNGARGVLMASQVETGCENDIRLRVFGSLGALDWRQEDPNHLIHSPIDGPRRILTRGSPGLSAAAQNATRLPSGHPEAFIEAFANVYLGVAADIRARLEGRSAEPVQADYPTLAEGARGIRFVEKVIESSVGLGKWTAWG, from the coding sequence ATGAGCCACACCGCAGTCACCCCCCTTCGCTACGCCATGGTCGGCGGCGGCCGCGGTGCCTTCATCGGCGCGGTGCACCGCCAGGCGATGGCACTCGATGGCCAGATGCGCCTGGTTTCGGCCGCGCTCTCGTCGCAGCCCGACAAGGCCCTGGCCTCCGGCCGCGACCTCGGCCTGCCCGACGATCGCACCCACGCCAGCTGGCAGGCGCTGCTCGCCGATGAGTTGAAACGCCCGGCGCACGAGCGCATCCACTTCGTCGCGATCGTCACGCCCAACGACCTGCACCACCCGGTGGCCAAGGCCTTCACCGAAGCGGGCTTCCACGTGGTGTGTGACAAACCGCTGGTGCACACCAGCGCGCAGGCCGACGATCTGATCAAGGCCACCGAGCGCGCCCGCACCGTGTTCGGCGTGACCTACAACTACACCGGCTATCCGATGGTGCGACAGGCGCGCGAGATGGTGCGCGCGGGGGCGATCGGCGTCATCCACAAGGTGGTCGTCGAATACCGCCAGGGCTGGCTGGCACCGCAGCTGCAAAGCGGCGACACGGGCGCCTGGCGCGCCGACCCCGCACGCAGTGGCCCCGGCGGCACGCTGTCGGACGTGGGCACGCATGCCGAGCACCTGCTGGCCACCGTCACCGGCCTCACGATCGAGAGCCTGTGCGCCGAGGTGACCACCTTCATCCCCGGCCGCCGCCTGGATGATGACGTGAGCGTGCTGCTGCGCTTCACCAATGGTGCGCGTGGCGTGCTGATGGCCTCGCAGGTGGAGACGGGCTGCGAGAACGACATCCGCCTGCGCGTCTTCGGCAGCCTGGGCGCGCTCGACTGGCGGCAGGAGGATCCGAACCACCTCATCCACTCGCCGATCGATGGCCCGCGCCGCATCCTCACGCGCGGCTCGCCCGGCCTGAGCGCCGCCGCGCAGAACGCGACGCGGCTGCCCTCGGGGCACCCGGAGGCGTTCATCGAGGCGTTTGCCAACGTCTACCTGGGTGTCGCGGCCGACATCCGCGCCCGGCTCGAAGGCCGCAGCGCCGAACCGGTGCAGGCCGACTACCCGACGCTGGCCGAAGGGGCGCGTGGCATCCGCTTCGTCGAGAAGGTGATCGAGTCCTCGGTCGGCCTGGGGAAGTGGACGGCCTGGGGCTGA
- a CDS encoding class I SAM-dependent methyltransferase, whose translation MTGAWLHRTHETIDAYYSAKVAEFGVTPRGVDWTCAATQNLRFIQLLRICDVASGVSLNDLGCGYGALLAFSRERHPGAALDYLGVDLSPAMVQAARSQWLDDPAVQFFVGATCPRVADVSIASGLFNVCLSVERHVWEDFIRATLRELRRASAKGFGVNFMAPLPEGAPAAEQLYRTAPGPWIDFCTTELGGRVQLVERYGLREFTLLVHL comes from the coding sequence ATGACGGGCGCCTGGCTTCATCGCACGCATGAAACGATCGACGCCTACTACTCCGCCAAGGTCGCCGAATTTGGTGTCACGCCGCGCGGGGTCGACTGGACGTGTGCGGCAACGCAGAACCTGCGGTTCATTCAGCTGCTGCGGATCTGCGATGTGGCCAGCGGCGTTTCTCTGAACGACCTGGGCTGCGGCTACGGTGCGCTGCTGGCCTTCAGCCGTGAGCGCCACCCCGGTGCGGCGCTCGACTACCTGGGTGTCGATCTGTCGCCCGCGATGGTGCAGGCGGCCCGTTCGCAGTGGCTGGATGATCCGGCGGTGCAGTTCTTCGTTGGCGCCACATGTCCCCGGGTGGCGGACGTGTCGATCGCCAGTGGCCTGTTCAATGTCTGCTTGTCGGTGGAGCGCCATGTTTGGGAAGACTTCATCCGCGCCACCTTGCGCGAGCTGCGGCGCGCGAGTGCGAAGGGTTTCGGTGTGAACTTCATGGCCCCCTTGCCGGAAGGAGCGCCGGCGGCGGAGCAGCTCTACCGAACGGCACCCGGCCCGTGGATCGACTTCTGCACCACCGAACTCGGTGGCCGCGTGCAGCTCGTGGAGCGATACGGCCTACGCGAGTTCACGCTCCTCGTGCACCTCTGA
- a CDS encoding sugar ABC transporter ATP-binding protein: MSVAVEFNEVRKAFGPVEVLHGVSFSLTPGRVVGLLGENGAGKSTLMKILSGYERLTSGELRINGTPLRFSGPREAEAQGIVLIHQEFNLAEDLTIAQNIFLGHERRKGLWLDDASMRDETARVLQQVGLSAHPDTPVRQLIVAEKQLVEIARALSRKARLLIMDEPTATLTPGETERLFALMAQLKREGVTLLYISHKLDEVERVTDEVVVMRDGRFVAQQPTPGLTRHQMAQLMVGRELSDLFPPKDPPPVGTQPLLEVKGFCVPGWADDINFDVRPGEILGFAGLVGAGRTELFEGVLGLRACRGEIRIDGQAVKIKSPRDAADHGLTYLSEDRKGKGLHVHFGLRENLTLMTLARYARPWLKPADEEAALKTAVHDFGIRTGSLTVPTSSLSGGNQQKLALAKVLHPGPRVVVLDEPTRGVDVGAKRDIYFLVQRLAREGRAVIVVSSELMELIGLCHRVMVMRTGRQQATLDATHLTEEELIAHATGTH; this comes from the coding sequence ATGAGCGTCGCCGTCGAGTTCAACGAGGTGCGCAAGGCCTTCGGCCCGGTCGAGGTCCTGCACGGCGTGAGCTTCTCGTTGACGCCGGGTCGCGTGGTCGGCCTGCTGGGCGAAAACGGCGCCGGCAAGTCGACGCTGATGAAGATCCTCTCGGGCTATGAACGGCTCACCAGCGGCGAACTGCGCATCAACGGCACGCCGCTTCGCTTCAGCGGTCCGCGCGAAGCCGAAGCGCAAGGCATCGTGCTGATCCACCAGGAGTTCAACCTCGCCGAAGACCTGACGATCGCGCAGAACATCTTCCTCGGCCACGAGCGCCGCAAGGGCCTGTGGCTCGACGATGCCTCGATGCGCGACGAGACCGCGCGTGTGCTGCAGCAGGTAGGCCTCAGCGCCCACCCCGACACACCGGTGCGCCAACTCATCGTGGCCGAGAAGCAGCTGGTCGAGATCGCACGCGCGCTCTCGCGCAAGGCCAGGCTGCTCATCATGGACGAGCCGACCGCCACGCTCACGCCCGGCGAGACCGAGCGGCTCTTCGCGCTGATGGCGCAGCTCAAGCGCGAAGGCGTGACGCTGCTCTACATCTCGCACAAGCTCGACGAGGTGGAGCGGGTGACCGACGAGGTGGTGGTAATGCGCGATGGGCGTTTCGTTGCGCAGCAGCCCACACCGGGGCTCACAAGACACCAGATGGCGCAGCTGATGGTGGGGCGTGAGCTGTCGGACCTCTTCCCGCCGAAAGACCCTCCACCGGTCGGCACGCAGCCCCTGCTCGAAGTGAAAGGCTTCTGCGTGCCCGGGTGGGCCGACGACATCAACTTCGACGTGCGTCCCGGCGAGATCCTCGGTTTTGCCGGCCTGGTCGGCGCCGGTCGCACCGAGCTGTTCGAAGGCGTGCTGGGCCTGCGCGCCTGCCGCGGCGAGATCCGCATCGACGGGCAGGCGGTCAAGATCAAGAGCCCGCGCGACGCCGCCGACCACGGCCTCACCTACCTCAGCGAAGACCGCAAGGGCAAGGGCCTGCACGTGCACTTCGGCCTGCGCGAGAACCTCACGCTGATGACGCTCGCGCGGTATGCGCGCCCGTGGCTCAAGCCCGCGGACGAAGAGGCCGCGCTGAAGACAGCGGTGCATGACTTCGGCATCCGCACCGGCTCGCTGACCGTGCCGACGTCATCCCTCTCGGGCGGCAACCAGCAGAAGCTTGCGCTCGCGAAAGTGCTGCACCCCGGGCCGCGCGTGGTGGTGCTGGATGAGCCCACGCGCGGTGTCGACGTCGGCGCCAAGCGCGACATCTATTTCCTGGTGCAGCGCCTGGCCCGCGAAGGCCGCGCCGTGATCGTGGTCTCGTCGGAGCTGATGGAGCTGATCGGCCTGTGCCACCGCGTGATGGTCATGCGCACCGGCCGTCAGCAGGCCACGCTCGACGCGACCCACCTGACCGAAGAGGAACTCATCGCCCATGCCACCGGAACGCACTGA
- a CDS encoding ABC transporter permease, translated as MPPERTDSAAAGTTPRAAWHTRLHGLGPVLGLVLLCIAGTLLNREFATLDNAMNLLTRTAFIGIIAVGMCFVIISGGIDLSVGSMAALIAGCVILFMNAIAASVGSTTLVVALGMGFAVLLGAAFGLAHGLLITKGQIEPFIVTLGTLGIFRAYLTYFSNGGAITLDNTLADAYSPVYYASLLGVPVPVWVFVVVAVIGGLILNRTAYGRYVQAIGSNEQVARYAAVDVDRIKLLTYMLLGMCVGIATLLYVPRLGSASPTTGLLWELEAIAAVIVGGTALKGGAGSITGTVVGAVLLSVISNILNLTSIISVYLNAAVQGFVIIAVAFMQRRRK; from the coding sequence ATGCCACCGGAACGCACTGACTCCGCCGCCGCGGGTACAACACCTCGCGCGGCCTGGCACACCCGCCTCCACGGCCTCGGCCCCGTGCTGGGCCTGGTGCTGCTGTGCATCGCCGGCACGCTGCTCAACCGCGAATTCGCGACGCTCGACAACGCGATGAACCTGCTCACGCGCACCGCCTTCATCGGCATCATCGCGGTGGGCATGTGCTTCGTCATCATCTCGGGCGGCATCGACCTGTCGGTCGGCTCGATGGCGGCGCTGATCGCCGGCTGCGTGATCCTCTTCATGAACGCGATCGCGGCGTCCGTCGGCTCGACGACGCTGGTGGTGGCACTCGGCATGGGCTTCGCCGTGTTGCTCGGCGCGGCGTTCGGCCTCGCGCACGGCCTCCTGATTACCAAGGGGCAGATCGAGCCCTTCATCGTGACGCTGGGCACGCTGGGCATCTTCCGCGCCTACCTCACCTACTTTTCCAATGGCGGCGCGATCACGCTCGACAACACGCTGGCCGATGCCTACAGCCCGGTGTACTACGCAAGCCTCTTGGGCGTGCCGGTCCCGGTGTGGGTGTTCGTGGTGGTGGCTGTCATCGGCGGGCTCATCCTCAACCGCACCGCCTACGGCCGCTACGTGCAGGCCATCGGCTCCAACGAGCAGGTGGCGCGCTATGCCGCCGTCGACGTCGACCGCATCAAGCTCCTGACCTACATGCTGCTCGGCATGTGCGTGGGCATCGCGACGCTGCTCTACGTGCCGCGCCTCGGCTCGGCTTCTCCGACCACCGGCCTCCTGTGGGAGCTCGAAGCCATCGCCGCGGTGATCGTCGGCGGCACCGCGCTCAAGGGCGGCGCGGGCAGCATCACCGGCACCGTGGTCGGTGCGGTGCTGCTCTCGGTCATCAGCAACATCCTGAACCTCACCAGCATCATCAGCGTGTACTTGAACGCAGCGGTGCAGGGCTTCGTGATCATCGCCGTGGCCTTCATGCAGCGGCGGCGCAAGTAG